A genomic stretch from Komagataeibacter xylinus includes:
- the cysC gene encoding adenylyl-sulfate kinase → MNTIPTPAPQDAATPIVIVGHVDHGKSTLIGRLLYDTDSLPEGRVAQIIESSKKRGLTVEWSFLLDSLQIERDQGVTVDSTRIPFKLGDRQFVIVDAPGHRQFLRNMITGAADAEAAVLVVDANEGAQEQTRRHAMLLRLIGIRHVIVFMNKVDIFNYDQKKIEAAERDITTLLHQLEIEPTVFVPASAREGDNMASRSDKMPWYKGPTLTEALAAVPAPSSRADLPLRLPVQDVYRFDTKRIVVGRIERGRIRVGDEVVIGVHGAKARIASIESWHTAPQVAAVAGQSVAVTLEPDVIPDRGDFLFPADHAPLRAARIRTRLFWLRQEPLRVGESFKLRLATAEHQVTVAAIDSVVRLEDLTEHPAEEVPPEGFAEITLAVSETMLFDPFVPGTADGRGVLVDRNQQIVGGAPLIGVAESVAGRNAIHPTGSAVSLWDRAQAKGHRGGVFWMTGLPGSGKSTLAREAENRLFARGIDVSVLDGDTLRAGLCADLGFSDADRRENMRRAAAVARILAESGQVVIVALISPTVADREMARQIVDEGFHEIFIDTPQATCEQRDPKGLYAAARAGKIEGFTGVDAPYEAPAKPDLRVETTDASRDETAARLATYITDAIRLDAPAQRQTS, encoded by the coding sequence ATGAATACAATCCCGACCCCTGCCCCGCAGGACGCCGCCACCCCCATCGTGATCGTGGGCCATGTCGATCATGGCAAGTCCACGCTGATCGGTCGCCTGCTGTATGATACCGACAGCCTGCCCGAAGGGCGCGTGGCGCAGATCATCGAGTCCAGCAAGAAGCGCGGGCTGACGGTTGAATGGAGCTTCCTGCTCGACAGCCTGCAGATCGAGCGTGATCAGGGCGTGACCGTTGATTCAACGCGCATTCCCTTCAAGCTGGGCGACCGCCAGTTCGTGATCGTGGATGCACCGGGCCACCGCCAGTTCCTGCGCAACATGATCACGGGTGCGGCTGATGCCGAGGCCGCCGTGCTGGTGGTTGACGCCAATGAGGGCGCGCAGGAGCAGACCCGCCGCCACGCCATGCTGCTGCGCCTGATCGGCATCCGGCATGTGATCGTGTTCATGAACAAGGTCGATATCTTCAACTACGACCAGAAGAAGATCGAGGCCGCCGAGCGCGACATCACCACGCTTCTGCACCAGCTTGAAATCGAGCCGACCGTGTTCGTGCCCGCATCCGCGCGCGAGGGCGACAACATGGCCTCGCGTTCGGACAAGATGCCGTGGTACAAGGGCCCGACCCTGACCGAGGCGCTGGCCGCCGTCCCCGCTCCTTCATCACGCGCCGACCTGCCGCTGCGCCTGCCGGTGCAGGATGTCTACCGTTTTGACACCAAACGCATCGTGGTGGGCCGCATCGAGCGCGGGCGCATCCGCGTGGGCGATGAGGTGGTGATTGGCGTGCATGGCGCAAAAGCCCGCATCGCCAGCATTGAAAGCTGGCATACCGCCCCGCAGGTGGCCGCTGTTGCCGGCCAGTCCGTGGCCGTAACGCTTGAGCCTGACGTGATCCCCGACCGGGGCGACTTCCTGTTCCCCGCCGACCATGCGCCGCTGCGCGCGGCCCGCATCCGCACGCGTCTGTTCTGGCTGCGCCAGGAGCCGCTGCGCGTGGGCGAGAGCTTCAAGCTGCGCCTTGCCACGGCTGAGCATCAGGTCACGGTTGCCGCCATTGATTCGGTCGTGCGGCTCGAAGACCTGACCGAACACCCCGCCGAGGAAGTGCCACCCGAGGGTTTTGCCGAGATTACGCTGGCCGTGTCGGAAACCATGCTGTTCGACCCGTTTGTGCCGGGAACGGCTGATGGGCGTGGCGTGCTGGTCGACCGTAACCAGCAGATCGTGGGCGGCGCGCCGCTGATCGGGGTGGCCGAGAGCGTTGCAGGCCGCAATGCCATCCACCCCACCGGCAGCGCCGTATCGCTGTGGGACCGCGCGCAGGCCAAGGGGCATCGTGGTGGCGTGTTCTGGATGACCGGCCTGCCGGGTTCTGGCAAGAGCACGCTGGCGCGCGAGGCGGAAAACCGCCTGTTTGCCCGTGGCATCGACGTGTCGGTGCTCGATGGCGATACGCTGCGCGCCGGGCTGTGCGCCGATCTTGGCTTCTCGGATGCCGATCGGCGTGAAAACATGCGCCGTGCCGCGGCCGTCGCCCGCATCCTGGCCGAGAGCGGTCAAGTCGTGATCGTGGCCCTGATCTCGCCCACCGTGGCCGATCGTGAAATGGCGCGCCAGATCGTGGATGAAGGTTTCCATGAAATCTTCATCGACACGCCGCAGGCCACCTGTGAGCAGCGCGACCCCAAGGGGCTGTATGCCGCCGCCCGCGCAGGCAAGATCGAAGGCTTTACCGGCGTGGATGCTCCCTATGAGGCTCCGGCGAAGCCCGACCTGCGGGTGGAGACCACCGATGCATCACGTGATGAGACAGCCGCCCGGCTGGCGACTTACATCACGGATGCCATCCGTCTTGATGCGCCAGCACAGCGCCAGACATCCTGA
- a CDS encoding DUF2849 domain-containing protein — protein sequence MDVRNNRRDMTGASVITANRLLDGRIVWLAPQGWSEAISQARVFDNAAVEDAIKQAKAAADARTVVGIYGVQLDPDATQITPLTVRERIRAFGPSVHPDFAPVETPHVH from the coding sequence GTGGATGTCAGGAACAACCGCCGGGACATGACCGGCGCCAGCGTCATTACCGCCAACCGGCTGCTTGATGGCCGTATCGTGTGGCTTGCGCCGCAGGGCTGGTCGGAGGCGATCAGCCAGGCCCGCGTGTTTGACAATGCAGCGGTGGAAGACGCCATAAAGCAGGCGAAGGCCGCGGCAGATGCACGCACGGTGGTGGGCATCTATGGCGTGCAGCTTGATCCCGATGCCACGCAGATCACCCCCCTGACCGTGCGCGAGCGCATCCGTGCCTTCGGGCCGAGCGTGCACCCCGATTTCGCCCCCGTGGAGACGCCCCATGTCCACTGA
- a CDS encoding nitrite/sulfite reductase, with amino-acid sequence MSTDTVTRPVGRYAYDEVDRTFVSQRVAQFREQVGRRVAGDLTEDEFKPLRLMNGLYLQLHAYMLRVAVPYGMMGSDQMRELAHIARTYDRDYGHFTTRQNIQFNWIRLEDTPDILERLAGVNMHAIQTSGNCIRNVTCDEFAGAAADELLDPRIHAEILRQWSTLHPEFSFLPRKFKIAISGSPHDRVAARFHDIGLVAHPGPDGRPVFDVFVGGGLGRTPIIGVKLRDNLPEEDLLAYLEAVVRVYNAYGRRDNMYKARIKILVQALGVEQFREKVDAEFAQMNRADYRLEPAIVEGIRARFGIPDLDAPADAAQKLEADRKADARFDRWVRTNTHTHRHEGFISAVVSIKPDGGIPGDVTADQMDLIADLADAFSFGEIRVTHMQNVVLGHVRKDRLRDLWLRLDGAGLGTPNIGLVGDIIACPGLDYCALANARSIPIAQKLSARFANPELQENIGNLRINISGCINACGHHHAGHIGILGVDKRGEEFFQLTLGGSAENDVAIGQIIGPALPEDETVDAIARLIDTYLVLRHEGEAFIETYRRLGAASFKDAVYAPA; translated from the coding sequence ATGTCCACTGACACCGTAACCCGGCCGGTTGGCCGCTACGCCTATGACGAGGTGGACCGCACCTTCGTGTCGCAGCGCGTGGCCCAGTTCCGCGAGCAGGTGGGCCGCCGCGTGGCGGGTGACCTGACCGAGGACGAATTCAAGCCCCTGCGCCTGATGAACGGCCTGTACCTGCAGTTGCACGCCTACATGCTGCGCGTGGCCGTGCCTTATGGCATGATGGGTTCGGACCAGATGCGCGAACTCGCCCATATCGCCCGCACGTATGACCGCGATTACGGCCACTTCACCACGCGCCAGAACATCCAGTTCAACTGGATCCGGCTTGAAGATACGCCTGATATCCTCGAGCGGCTGGCAGGCGTGAACATGCATGCCATCCAGACCAGCGGCAACTGCATCCGCAACGTGACATGCGACGAGTTTGCCGGTGCCGCCGCCGATGAACTGCTCGACCCGCGCATCCATGCCGAGATCCTGCGCCAGTGGTCCACGCTGCACCCGGAATTCTCCTTCCTGCCGCGCAAGTTCAAGATCGCCATCAGCGGCAGCCCGCATGACCGCGTGGCCGCGCGTTTCCATGATATCGGGCTCGTCGCCCATCCAGGCCCGGACGGGCGGCCTGTGTTCGATGTGTTCGTAGGCGGCGGGCTTGGCCGCACGCCAATCATTGGCGTTAAGCTGCGCGACAACCTGCCCGAGGAAGACCTGCTGGCCTACCTTGAGGCCGTGGTGCGCGTGTATAACGCCTATGGGCGGCGCGACAACATGTACAAGGCGCGGATCAAGATCCTGGTGCAGGCGCTGGGCGTGGAGCAGTTCCGCGAGAAGGTCGATGCCGAATTCGCCCAGATGAACCGCGCGGATTACCGCCTTGAACCCGCCATTGTAGAGGGCATTCGCGCACGCTTCGGCATTCCTGATCTGGATGCCCCTGCCGATGCGGCGCAGAAGCTCGAAGCTGACCGCAAGGCCGATGCCCGCTTTGACCGCTGGGTGCGCACCAATACCCATACCCACCGGCATGAAGGCTTCATCAGCGCGGTGGTGTCCATCAAGCCCGATGGTGGCATTCCCGGTGACGTCACTGCCGACCAGATGGACCTGATCGCGGATCTGGCTGACGCATTCTCGTTTGGCGAGATCCGCGTTACCCATATGCAGAACGTAGTGCTTGGCCATGTGCGCAAGGACCGGCTGCGCGACCTGTGGCTCAGGCTTGATGGCGCCGGGCTGGGCACGCCCAATATCGGGCTGGTCGGTGATATCATCGCCTGCCCCGGCCTGGATTACTGCGCGCTGGCAAATGCACGCTCCATCCCCATTGCGCAGAAGCTGAGCGCGCGCTTCGCCAACCCCGAACTGCAGGAAAACATTGGCAACCTGCGCATCAACATCTCGGGCTGCATCAATGCCTGTGGTCACCATCATGCCGGCCATATCGGCATTCTGGGCGTGGACAAGCGCGGCGAGGAGTTCTTCCAGCTTACCCTTGGCGGTTCGGCGGAAAATGACGTGGCCATTGGCCAGATCATCGGCCCGGCTTTGCCGGAGGATGAAACGGTCGATGCCATTGCCCGGCTGATCGACACCTATCTTGTGCTTCGCCATGAAGGCGAGGCGTTTATCGAGACTTACCGGCGCCTTGGTGCCGCCAGCTTCAAGGACGCCGTCTATGCCCCTGCTTGA
- a CDS encoding DUF934 domain-containing protein, whose translation MPLLENGHVTEDRWAQATAGEALPDGAVIVPLERLEEGLARPKAAPLGVAIGPDVDVAVLRPALPRLALVAVNFPTFRDGRAFTQARALREHLSFTGEIRATGTPLPDQYEFLLRCGVTTVQTDRAEDVAVWQQAHEIISIAYQPSVLHERPQGLGLRRFLGK comes from the coding sequence ATGCCCCTGCTTGAAAATGGTCATGTGACCGAAGACCGCTGGGCGCAGGCCACCGCAGGCGAAGCCTTGCCTGATGGTGCCGTGATCGTGCCTCTTGAACGGCTGGAGGAAGGGCTGGCCCGCCCGAAGGCGGCGCCGCTTGGCGTTGCCATCGGGCCGGATGTGGACGTGGCCGTGCTGCGCCCCGCCCTGCCCCGGCTGGCGCTGGTGGCGGTGAACTTCCCCACCTTTCGCGATGGGCGGGCGTTTACGCAGGCCCGCGCCCTGCGTGAGCATCTGTCCTTTACCGGCGAGATCCGGGCTACCGGCACGCCGCTGCCCGACCAGTACGAGTTCCTGCTCCGCTGTGGCGTGACGACCGTGCAGACCGACCGGGCGGAAGACGTGGCCGTGTGGCAGCAGGCGCATGAAATCATTTCCATCGCCTACCAGCCATCCGTGCTGCATGAGCGCCCGCAGGGGCTGGGGCTACGCCGTTTTCTGGGCAAATAA
- the pgmG gene encoding phosphoglucomutase/phosphomannomutase PgmG, producing the protein MSFRHHFDPTSLREYDIRGIVGESLTQDDAYAIGRTFGSMVARAGGSTVVIGYDGRLSSPALERALGAGAMASGMAVLRIGRGPTPMLYFAATTLGADGAIMVTGSHNPPDHNGFKMVLGNRPFFGEQIRELGRLAASGDVVAEATGTTRDVNVIPAYVDRLLRDWDGTDRPLNVVWDSGNGAAGEILSLLVKKLPGRHRILNAEIDGTFPAHHPDPTVLANLEQLIATVREEGADLGLAFDGDADRLGVVDNTGTVLWADQLLVVLARDILRDHAGATVIADVKASQTLFEEIDRAGGTPVMWKSGHSPIKMKMAETGAPLAGEMSGHFFFADRWYGFDDGLYAALRLLGIVSRLKGPLSDVRLGLPTAVSTPELRFACADTRKFTVIAEIAKRLECSGARVSTIDGVRVTTPDGWWLLRASNTQAVLVARAEGPNEAALERLKAAITAQLEASGLSAPDFSGTPAPH; encoded by the coding sequence ATGAGCTTCAGGCACCATTTCGATCCCACAAGCCTGCGGGAATACGATATCCGCGGGATTGTGGGTGAAAGCCTGACGCAGGACGACGCCTATGCCATCGGCCGCACCTTCGGCTCCATGGTGGCACGGGCGGGCGGCTCGACCGTCGTCATCGGTTATGACGGACGCCTGTCATCCCCCGCCCTTGAGCGCGCGCTCGGGGCAGGGGCCATGGCATCCGGCATGGCCGTGTTACGCATCGGGCGTGGTCCCACGCCGATGCTCTATTTTGCCGCGACCACGCTGGGGGCCGACGGTGCGATTATGGTGACAGGCAGCCATAACCCGCCCGACCATAACGGCTTCAAGATGGTGCTTGGCAACAGACCGTTTTTTGGCGAACAGATCCGCGAACTCGGGCGATTGGCCGCAAGTGGGGATGTCGTGGCCGAGGCTACCGGCACCACGCGCGATGTAAACGTGATTCCCGCCTATGTAGACCGCCTGCTGCGCGACTGGGACGGCACGGACCGGCCCCTTAATGTCGTGTGGGACAGCGGCAATGGTGCCGCGGGCGAAATCCTGTCGCTACTGGTGAAAAAACTGCCGGGCCGGCACCGCATTCTCAATGCTGAAATTGATGGCACTTTTCCCGCCCATCACCCTGACCCGACCGTTCTGGCCAACCTTGAGCAACTCATTGCGACCGTGAGGGAAGAGGGGGCCGATCTGGGCCTGGCCTTTGATGGCGATGCCGACCGTCTGGGCGTGGTGGACAATACCGGCACCGTACTATGGGCAGACCAGCTTCTGGTCGTGCTGGCGCGTGACATTTTGCGCGACCATGCAGGTGCTACGGTCATTGCCGATGTCAAGGCAAGCCAGACCCTGTTTGAAGAGATTGACCGCGCTGGCGGCACGCCAGTGATGTGGAAGAGCGGGCATTCCCCCATCAAGATGAAAATGGCCGAGACCGGCGCCCCGCTGGCAGGCGAGATGTCAGGGCATTTCTTTTTTGCCGATCGCTGGTACGGTTTTGATGACGGGTTATACGCAGCACTCCGCCTGTTGGGCATTGTCTCGCGCCTCAAGGGTCCGCTCTCAGATGTACGGCTGGGCCTGCCCACTGCCGTTTCCACGCCTGAACTGCGTTTTGCCTGCGCCGATACCCGCAAATTCACGGTTATTGCCGAAATCGCCAAACGGTTGGAATGCAGCGGGGCGCGTGTCTCCACCATTGATGGCGTGCGCGTCACCACGCCGGATGGCTGGTGGCTGCTCCGCGCCTCCAACACTCAGGCGGTTCTTGTCGCCCGGGCAGAAGGCCCGAATGAGGCAGCACTTGAGCGGCTGAAGGCCGCGATCACGGCACAACTGGAGGCCTCGGGGCTTAGCGCGCCCGATTTCTCCGGCACGCCCGCCCCGCACTAA
- the galU gene encoding UTP--glucose-1-phosphate uridylyltransferase GalU: MIKPLKKAVLPVAGLGTRFLPATKCVPKEMLTVVDRPLIQYAIDEAREAGIEEFCLVSSRGKDSLIDYFDISYELEDTLKARKKASALKALEATRVTPGSMLSVRQQEPLGLGHAIWCAREFIGNDPFAILLPDDVVQSEKSCIGQLVEVYNKTGGNVLAVTEVPREQTGSYGILDVGADDGKTVEVKGLVEKPDPKDAPSTLSVIGRYVLTADVLKHLAKLEKGAGGEVQLTDAMAKTIGHVPFHGYRYEGKRFDCGSKPGFLEAQIAFALAREDLAGDVREFLKKYK, translated from the coding sequence GTGATTAAGCCCCTTAAAAAAGCCGTATTGCCGGTGGCCGGCCTTGGCACCCGCTTCCTGCCCGCAACCAAATGCGTGCCCAAGGAAATGCTCACCGTTGTCGATCGCCCGCTGATCCAGTACGCCATCGACGAAGCGCGTGAAGCCGGGATCGAGGAATTCTGCCTCGTGTCCAGCCGGGGTAAGGATTCCCTGATTGACTATTTCGACATTTCCTATGAGCTGGAAGACACGCTGAAGGCCCGCAAGAAGGCCTCCGCGCTGAAGGCGCTTGAAGCCACGCGCGTGACCCCGGGGTCCATGCTGTCCGTGCGCCAGCAGGAGCCGCTCGGCCTTGGCCATGCCATCTGGTGTGCGCGTGAGTTCATCGGCAACGATCCGTTCGCCATCCTGCTGCCCGATGACGTGGTGCAGAGCGAGAAGTCCTGCATCGGCCAGCTGGTTGAAGTCTATAACAAGACCGGCGGCAACGTGCTGGCCGTGACCGAAGTGCCGCGCGAGCAGACCGGCAGCTACGGCATCCTCGACGTTGGCGCGGATGACGGCAAGACGGTTGAAGTCAAGGGCCTGGTTGAAAAGCCCGACCCCAAGGATGCGCCCTCGACCCTGTCGGTCATTGGTCGTTACGTGCTGACGGCAGACGTGCTCAAGCACCTTGCCAAGCTGGAAAAGGGTGCAGGCGGCGAAGTGCAGCTGACCGACGCCATGGCCAAGACCATCGGTCACGTGCCGTTCCACGGTTATCGCTACGAAGGCAAGCGCTTCGACTGCGGCAGCAAGCCGGGCTTCCTTGAGGCACAGATCGCCTTCGCCCTCGCACGCGAGGACCTGGCTGGCGACGTGCGGGAATTCCTCAAAAAGTATAAATGA
- the lipB gene encoding lipoyl(octanoyl) transferase LipB: MKDERAMTENKFLWDKAPEQVPYPAALAEMEAQARGIRAGTHPERVWLLEHPPTYTAGTSAKDSDLFNPRGYPTYPAGRGGQWTYHGPGQRVAYAMLDLTRPRAMVPPRDLRAYVQALEEWIIRTLARFGVAGERRAERIGVWVVDPATGREEKIAAIGVRVSRWVSWHGIAINVDPDLSDFGGIVPCGISEYGVTSLAKLGKRVRMEDVDAALAETWAPCLGPIRGAQG; this comes from the coding sequence ATGAAAGACGAACGGGCAATGACCGAAAACAAGTTTTTATGGGATAAAGCACCAGAACAGGTGCCCTACCCCGCCGCATTGGCGGAAATGGAGGCCCAGGCCCGCGGAATTCGGGCCGGCACGCACCCCGAGCGCGTGTGGCTGCTCGAACACCCCCCCACCTACACTGCCGGAACCTCGGCGAAGGATTCGGACCTGTTCAACCCGCGCGGCTACCCCACCTACCCTGCCGGGCGTGGCGGGCAGTGGACCTATCACGGCCCGGGCCAGCGCGTGGCCTATGCCATGCTCGACCTGACCCGCCCGCGCGCCATGGTGCCGCCGCGCGACCTGCGGGCTTACGTGCAGGCGCTGGAGGAATGGATCATCCGCACTCTTGCCCGCTTTGGGGTCGCGGGCGAGCGGCGCGCGGAGCGTATTGGCGTGTGGGTGGTCGACCCGGCCACGGGGCGTGAGGAAAAGATCGCGGCGATTGGCGTGCGGGTCTCACGCTGGGTGAGCTGGCACGGAATCGCGATCAATGTTGACCCCGATCTGAGCGATTTTGGTGGAATCGTGCCCTGCGGCATCAGCGAATACGGCGTGACCAGCCTGGCGAAGCTGGGCAAACGGGTGCGCATGGAAGACGTGGATGCCGCACTGGCCGAGACATGGGCCCCCTGTCTCGGCCCGATTCGCGGCGCGCAGGGGTGA
- a CDS encoding outer membrane lipoprotein carrier protein LolA has translation MKPAFPFATRRLMMGGLLTLLAACAGTPATTSPNQADDIARVETYLNTSRGLQANFVQTWPDGGKGQGVMHYDPGHLRLDYATPGSMKLVAANGHLLFVDHRRESVTRMSLGRQPLGLLLDQPVHLSGQIAVTAVQHGQNSLQVSLGRRDSESQGILTLGFADIGGRLSLLVIEMTDVERQHIRLDLTDTTVSGQAWPDTMFTLSSSN, from the coding sequence ATGAAGCCCGCCTTTCCCTTCGCCACGCGGCGGCTGATGATGGGCGGGCTGCTCACGCTGCTCGCCGCCTGCGCGGGCACGCCTGCCACCACATCACCCAATCAGGCCGATGACATCGCCCGTGTCGAGACCTATCTCAACACCTCACGCGGGCTGCAGGCCAATTTCGTGCAGACATGGCCCGATGGCGGCAAGGGGCAGGGGGTCATGCATTACGACCCCGGCCACCTGCGGCTGGATTACGCAACGCCGGGCTCAATGAAGCTGGTGGCAGCGAACGGGCACCTGCTGTTTGTCGATCACCGGCGCGAATCGGTTACCCGCATGTCGCTTGGCCGCCAGCCGCTCGGCCTGCTGCTTGACCAGCCTGTGCACCTGTCTGGCCAGATTGCGGTGACAGCGGTGCAGCACGGGCAGAACAGCCTGCAGGTCTCGCTGGGGCGGCGCGACAGCGAATCGCAGGGCATCCTGACGCTCGGATTCGCGGATATTGGCGGCAGGCTGTCGCTGCTGGTCATTGAAATGACCGATGTGGAGCGCCAGCACATCCGCCTTGACCTAACCGATACCACGGTCAGCGGGCAGGCCTGGCCTGACACAATGTTTACCCTCAGCTCCAGTAATTGA
- a CDS encoding BolA family protein: protein MEQHATGRAGRIDRIIREHLAPVELTIHDDSARHAHHVHVRDNGVQAGESHYNVLIVSPAFEGVGRVQRSRLVHDLLADEFAGGMHALSLVLRTPAEQARMATA, encoded by the coding sequence ATGGAACAGCACGCAACCGGCCGGGCCGGACGGATCGACCGCATCATACGCGAACACCTCGCCCCGGTGGAACTCACCATCCACGATGACAGTGCCCGCCACGCCCACCACGTGCATGTGCGCGACAACGGCGTGCAGGCGGGTGAAAGTCACTATAACGTGCTGATCGTAAGCCCCGCCTTCGAGGGCGTGGGCCGCGTGCAGCGTTCACGGCTGGTGCATGACCTGCTGGCGGATGAATTCGCGGGCGGCATGCATGCGCTCTCGCTCGTGCTGCGCACGCCCGCCGAGCAGGCGCGGATGGCTACGGCATGA
- a CDS encoding J domain-containing protein: MMKRRNTRHRAFDPDPDAPDRCCDMHGCDQPAGYRAPRSRDALNKYFWFCLEHVREYNSRWDYYRGMSPGQIEAHIRADASWDRPSWKLGQGSAARAFSEDDVIDPLDLLKGAARARARSRTRRQQEEDRRADAPPALRYPLGVLDLGWPVSMEELKTRYKLLARQHHPDANGGDRKAEERFKGINIAYTTVRAHLVATSGREGVARRA; encoded by the coding sequence ATGATGAAGAGAAGGAACACCCGGCACCGCGCCTTTGACCCCGATCCCGATGCGCCGGACCGCTGCTGCGACATGCATGGCTGTGACCAGCCCGCAGGCTACCGGGCCCCGCGCTCGCGTGATGCGCTGAACAAGTATTTCTGGTTCTGCCTTGAACATGTGCGTGAATACAATTCACGGTGGGACTATTACCGCGGCATGTCACCCGGACAGATCGAGGCGCATATCCGCGCCGATGCCTCATGGGACCGTCCTTCATGGAAGCTGGGCCAGGGCAGTGCCGCCCGCGCGTTCAGCGAGGATGACGTGATCGACCCGCTCGATCTGCTCAAGGGGGCCGCCAGGGCGCGCGCGCGCAGCCGCACCCGCCGCCAGCAGGAGGAGGACCGCCGGGCCGACGCGCCGCCTGCGCTGCGCTACCCGCTTGGCGTGCTCGACCTGGGCTGGCCCGTGTCGATGGAGGAACTCAAGACCCGCTACAAGCTGCTTGCCCGCCAGCATCACCCCGATGCGAATGGCGGCGACCGCAAGGCTGAAGAGCGCTTCAAGGGCATCAATATCGCCTACACCACGGTGCGCGCCCATCTGGTGGCCACCAGCGGGCGCGAGGGCGTGGCCCGCCGCGCCTGA
- the cobS gene encoding cobaltochelatase subunit CobS, giving the protein MNEPADLTTAAVDANGTPLPAISAVNAPDLQVSARDVFGIDSDMKVPAFSVRTDHVPDIDPSYKFDHDTTLAILAGFAFNRRVMVQGYHGTGKSSHIEQVAARLNWPSVRINLDSHISRIDLIGKDAIVLKDGQQITEFREGLLPWGLQHPCALVFDEYDAGRPDVMFVIQRVLEVEGHLTLLDQNRVIRPHPSFRLFATANTVGLGDTTGLYHGTQQINQGQMDRWNIVTTLNYLPHAQETAIVLAKMGIDPKKDEAGRKRVESMVALADLTRSGFIAGDISTVMSPRTVISWAENFRIFNDLAFAFRVTFLNKCDEAERPTVAEYYQRCFNASPLAPRG; this is encoded by the coding sequence ATGAACGAACCAGCAGACCTGACAACTGCCGCCGTGGATGCCAACGGCACGCCACTCCCCGCCATTTCGGCCGTCAATGCGCCAGACCTGCAGGTTTCAGCGCGCGATGTGTTCGGCATCGACAGTGACATGAAGGTACCCGCCTTTTCAGTGCGCACGGATCATGTGCCCGATATCGACCCGTCGTACAAATTCGACCACGACACCACGCTGGCCATCCTCGCGGGGTTTGCCTTCAACCGCCGTGTCATGGTGCAGGGCTATCATGGCACCGGCAAGTCATCGCATATCGAGCAGGTCGCAGCCCGCCTCAACTGGCCGAGCGTGCGCATCAACCTCGACAGCCACATCTCGCGCATCGACCTGATCGGCAAGGACGCGATCGTGCTGAAGGACGGCCAGCAGATCACCGAATTCCGCGAAGGCCTGCTGCCCTGGGGCCTGCAGCACCCCTGCGCGCTGGTATTTGATGAATATGATGCCGGCCGGCCCGACGTGATGTTCGTGATCCAGCGCGTGCTGGAGGTGGAAGGCCACCTGACGCTGCTCGACCAGAACCGCGTGATCCGTCCGCACCCTTCCTTCCGTCTGTTCGCCACGGCCAACACGGTGGGCCTGGGCGATACGACGGGGCTGTATCATGGCACGCAGCAGATCAACCAGGGCCAGATGGACCGCTGGAATATCGTGACCACGCTCAACTACCTGCCTCACGCGCAGGAAACCGCCATCGTGCTGGCCAAGATGGGCATCGACCCCAAAAAGGACGAAGCGGGCCGCAAGCGGGTGGAAAGCATGGTGGCGCTGGCCGACCTCACGCGTTCGGGCTTCATCGCGGGTGACATTTCCACCGTCATGTCGCCGCGCACGGTCATTAGCTGGGCGGAAAACTTCCGTATTTTCAACGATCTTGCCTTTGCCTTCCGCGTTACGTTCCTCAACAAGTGCGATGAGGCGGAGCGTCCCACGGTGGCGGAGTATTACCAGCGCTGCTTCAACGCCAGCCCGCTGGCGCCACGGGGCTGA